From Macaca mulatta isolate MMU2019108-1 chromosome 1, T2T-MMU8v2.0, whole genome shotgun sequence, the proteins below share one genomic window:
- the SSR2 gene encoding translocon-associated protein subunit beta isoform X1, which produces MRLLAFVVLALFAVTQAEEGARLLASKSLLNRYAVEGRDLTLQYNIYNVGSSAALDVELSDDSFPPEDFGIVSGMLNVKWDRIAPASNVSHTVVLRPLKAGYFNFTSATITYLAQEDGPVVIGSTSAPGQGGILAQREFDRRFSPHFLDWAAFGVMTLPSIGIPLLLWYSSKRKYDTPKTKKN; this is translated from the exons ATGAGGCTGCTGGCGTTTGTGGTGTTGGCTCTATTTGCTGTCACTCAAGCAGAGGAAGGAGCCAGGCTTTTGGCTTCCAAATCACTGCTGAACAGATATGCCGTGGAGGGACGAGACCTGACCTTGCAGTACAATATCTACAATGTCGGCTCAAG TGCTGCATTAGACGTGGAACTATCTGATGATTCCTTCCCTCCAGAAGACTTTGGCATTGTGTCTGGAATGCTCAATGTCAAATGGGACCGGATTGCGCC TGCTAGCAATGTCTCCCACACTGTGGTCCTGCGCCCTCTCAAGGCTGGTTATTTCAACTTCACCTCGGCGACAATTACTTACCTGGCCCAGGAGGATGGGCCCGTTGTG attggctCTACCAGTGCACCTGGACAGGGAGGAATCCTGGCTCAGCGGGAGTTTGACAGGCGATTCTCCCCTCATTTT CTGGACTGGGCAGCCTTTGGGGTCATGACCCTTCCCTCCATCGGCATCCCCCTGCTATTGTGGTACTCCAGCAAGAGGAAATATGACACTCCCAAAACGAAGAAGAACTGA